The following coding sequences are from one Humulus lupulus chromosome X, drHumLupu1.1, whole genome shotgun sequence window:
- the LOC133803916 gene encoding bet1-like protein At4g14600 — MATYGGGAAYRSREGLSTRPGASSDEIQLRIDPMHGDLDDEITGLRSQVKRLRKVAQEIGTEAKFQNDFLNQLQMTLIKAQAGVKNNVRRLNKSIIQNGSNNVVHVVLFALLCFFLVYLWSKMSRK; from the exons GGAGGGTCTTAGCACGAGACCAGGTGCTAGTTCCGATGAAATCCAATTGCGGATCGATCCGATGCATGGTGATTTGGATGATGAGATCACGGGTCTTCGCAGCCAAGTCAAGAGATTGAGAAAA GTAGCGCAAGAGATAGGGACAGAAGCGAAATTCCAAAATGATTTTCTAAATCAGCTG CAAATGACGCTGATCAAAGCTCAAGCTGGGGTGAAGAACAACGTAAGAAGATTGAACAAGAGCATCATTCAGAATGGATCAAACAATGTTGTCCACGTGGTTCTTTTTGCACTACTTTGTTTCTTTTTAGTCTATCTTTGGTCCAAAATGTCCAGAAAATGA